A window of Notolabrus celidotus isolate fNotCel1 chromosome 11, fNotCel1.pri, whole genome shotgun sequence contains these coding sequences:
- the apex2 gene encoding DNA-(apurinic or apyrimidinic site) lyase 2, with the protein MKILTWNINGIRTFRGGIKKALESLDADIICVQETKVTRDLLDERTAIVDGYNSYFSFSRGRSGYSGVATYCKDSATPFAAEEGLTGLLTSHDGAVRCYGDQTEFCSEELQLLDNEGRAVITQHKVMCQGKEQTITVINVYCPRADPEKPERKQFKLQFYKLLQCRAEALLKDGSHVIVLGDVNTSHRQIDHCDPSDIEDFGENPGRKWLNGFLHGGSQEEESTEDEPDEDSQVTLTDSNNTGKFLDTFRYFHPTRTSAFTCWSTLTGARQTNYGTRIDYIFADCQLTKEQFVDADIMPEMEGSDHCPVWGKLSSSLVPSSKPPPLCTRYLPEFAGKQQKLSRFLVKVDQKPVQSEPREALPGSQEEDERRENLIPVGAGKKRLLTSDAALPKGKKAKTVKASPKPQGSLLNFFKPKLTNVPSTEAFSEKAFSQCEVTSSQNSQKSSTASEEESSVTSTVPEVTEPVSSDSTKLSTTEEEQVKRKQWTPQPSGGNTDSKKGASSVFWKSVLHGPPPPPPCKVHKEPCVLRTVKKEGPNMGKQFFVCCRPQGHTSNPEARCNFFMWVEKGK; encoded by the exons ATGAAGATCCTTACCTGGAACATAAATGGCATAAGGACTTTCAGAGGAGGCATTAAAAAGGCCCTCGAGTCCCTGGACGCAGATATAATCTGTGTTCAAGAGACAAAAGTAACAA GAGACCTGCTTGATGAAAGAACTGCTATTGTTGATGGCTATAACTCCTACTTCAGCTTCAGTAGAGGACGCAGTGGCTACTCag GAGTTGCCACTTACTGTAAGGACAGTGCCACTCCATTTGCTGCTGAGGAGGGTCTCACAGGTCTGCTGACCAGTCATGATGGTGCTGTTAGATGCTACGGGGACCAGACTGAGTTCTGTAGCgaggagctgcagcttttggACAATGAGGGTCGAGCAGTTATCACACAACATAAAGTCAT GTGTCAGGGCAAAGAGCAAACAATTACAGTCATCAATGTATACTGTCCACGTGCTGATCCTGAGAAGCCGGAGCGGAAGCAGTTCAAACTGCAGTTCTACAAGTTGCTCCAGTGTCGGGCTGAGGCTTTGCTTAAAGACGGGAG CCATGTGATTGTTTTAGGGGACGTAAACACATCTCACCGGCAAATCGATCACTGTGACCCCAGTGATATT GAGGATTTTGGTGAAAACCCTGGGAGGAAATGGCTGAATGGCTTTTTGCACGGTGGCAGTCAAGAAGAGGAAAGCACAGAAGATGAACCTGATGAAGACTCTCAGGTAACTTTGACAGACTCAAACAACACTGGGAAATTTCTGGATACCTTTAGATATTTCCACCCAACTCGTACAAGCGCCTTCACATGCTGGTCCACTCTCACCGGAGCGCGGCAGACCAACTATGGCACACGCATCGACTACATATTCGCAGACTGCCAGCTAACCAAGGAGCAGTTTGTGGATGCAGACATCATGCCGGAGATGGAGGGGTCAGATCACTGCCCTGTGTGGGGGAAACTGAGTAGCTCTCTGGTACCCAGCTCCaaacctcctcccctctgtacTCGCTACCTGCCGGAGTTCGCCGGCAAGCAGCAGAAACTGTCCCGCTTTCTTGTAAAGGTGGACCAGAAGCCAGTTCAGTCTGAGCCGAGGGAAGCTTTACCTGGATCACaagaggaggacgagaggaggGAGAATTTAATTCCAGTTGGAGCTGGTAAGAAACGGTTATTAACATCAGACGCTGCTCTTCCAAAGGGGAAAAAGGCAAAGACGGTAAAGGCTTCTCCAAAGCCACAGGGCAGCCTACTTAACTTTTTCAAACCCAAACTCACAAATGTCCCCTCAACTGAAGCCTTTAGTGAAAAAGCCTTCAGTCAGTGTGAAGTCACCTCGTCACAAAACTCCCAAAAGTCTTCCACAGCTAGTGAGGAGGAGTCTTCAGTCACAAGCACGGTACCTGAAGTTACTGAACCTGTCTCGTCTGATTCGACTAAGCTCtctaccacagaagaagaacaggTGAAGAGGAAACAGTGGACCCCACAGCCTTCTGGAGGTAACACCGATTCAAAGAAGGGGGCATCATCAGTGTTTTGGAAGTCGGTGCTTCATGGACCTCCACCGCCGCCTCCCTGCAAGGTCCACAAGGAACCCTGTGTGCTCCGTACTGTAAAGAAAGAGGGGCCCAACATGGGCAAACAGTTCTTCGTGTGCTGCCGACCTCAGGGTCACACCTCCAACCCAGAAGCTCGCTGTAATTTCTTTATGTGGGTCGAGAAAGGGAAGTGA